One Mesorhizobium loti genomic window carries:
- a CDS encoding ornithine decarboxylase, whose protein sequence is MQRFENAREAALALRPDDPVYCFRPQVLKADARQFMGMFPGKTAYAVKTNGEQIVLKTLVEAGVTAFDVASPGEFAAVRAVSPDAEMLYMHPVKAQSDIKLALEKYGIRVISLDHEDEITKLTRVVRALDIDPGSISVFVRIQTKGSAAYELSKKFGAGPAYAVELAERLNRTGYKVGLCFHVGSQIEDPDTYERALASADWVRNRLTFDIAGLDVGGGFPAEYGHDPNRKLIEMPSLGQIMSRFSGDLKEYQFDQMPLVAEPGRVIVARCLSLIVRVLLRKGKRLYINDGIWASLSDSWTGKITLPARFIPDPAIRTRNGDEKNIMPFKVCGATCDSVDILSRPFWLPETVDTGDWIEIGHIGAYSLSLRTRFNGFYPDTFVEVTTPFDEGDAPQGFASLETMAD, encoded by the coding sequence ATGCAGCGATTCGAGAATGCCCGCGAGGCGGCACTGGCGCTTCGTCCGGACGATCCGGTCTATTGCTTCCGCCCGCAGGTGCTGAAGGCCGATGCCAGGCAGTTCATGGGCATGTTCCCCGGCAAGACCGCCTATGCGGTCAAAACCAACGGCGAGCAGATCGTGCTGAAGACCTTGGTCGAGGCCGGCGTCACCGCCTTCGACGTCGCTTCGCCTGGCGAATTCGCCGCCGTGCGGGCGGTCTCCCCCGATGCCGAGATGCTCTACATGCACCCGGTCAAGGCACAGTCCGACATCAAGCTGGCGCTGGAGAAATACGGCATCCGGGTCATCTCGCTCGACCATGAGGACGAGATCACCAAGCTGACGCGGGTGGTGCGGGCACTCGACATCGACCCGGGCTCGATCAGCGTGTTCGTGCGCATCCAGACGAAAGGGTCGGCGGCTTACGAACTGTCGAAGAAGTTCGGCGCCGGGCCGGCCTATGCGGTCGAACTCGCCGAGCGGCTGAACCGCACCGGCTACAAGGTCGGCCTATGTTTCCATGTCGGCAGCCAGATCGAGGATCCCGACACCTATGAGCGGGCGCTGGCCTCGGCCGACTGGGTGCGCAACCGGCTGACCTTCGATATTGCCGGGCTCGATGTCGGCGGCGGCTTTCCGGCGGAATACGGGCACGATCCCAACCGCAAGCTGATCGAGATGCCATCGCTCGGCCAGATCATGTCGCGGTTTTCCGGAGACCTGAAAGAATATCAGTTCGACCAGATGCCGCTGGTGGCCGAGCCGGGCAGGGTGATCGTGGCGCGCTGCCTGTCGCTGATCGTGCGCGTGCTGCTGCGCAAGGGCAAGCGGCTCTACATCAATGACGGCATCTGGGCGTCGCTGTCGGATTCATGGACCGGCAAGATCACGCTGCCGGCGCGCTTTATTCCCGATCCGGCGATCAGGACCCGCAATGGCGATGAAAAGAACATCATGCCGTTCAAGGTCTGCGGCGCGACCTGCGATTCCGTCGACATCCTGTCCAGGCCGTTCTGGCTGCCGGAGACCGTGGACACTGGCGACTGGATCGAGATCGGCCATATCGGCGCCTATTCGCTGTCGCTACGCACGCGCTTCAACGGCTTCTATCCCGACACATTCGTCGAGGTGACGACGCCGTTCGACGAGGGCGACGCGCCGCAGGGCTTTGCCAGCCTGGAGACGA